TGAGCACTTGCGGACGGCACTGCCATCACAAAGCCGACCAACGCCAGACATGCCGCGAGGATAAGAACTCTTCGCATTTGACCTGCTCCTTTCTTGACTGAGCTGTACGCTGTCGGAGTAGCAGATACTGACGTTTCACCCCCACACGCGTTGGGACAACTTCTGTCTGCAAGTCAACTGCATGTACGGTTGACGCTCACGGAATACGACGCCGATGTATCCGGTTCCTGCCATCATAGGGAGGCGAGTCTTCGGAGATGAGAAAGGAATTCTGGACGCATCCGGTCATGGGCCTCCCCATGCGCTAGGACCGCCCGGAGAAGCGAGAGGAGAGCCATGTGGACCTCGATACCCAGTACGTCAATGGACATGACACACTTGCCTGTCACGCCGTCAACCGCCCCGGCATCCACCGCTGCTGCCAGAACGGCTCGAGCGATCTCGGGTTCTGGCAGCACTGTGGGGACTCTCTGGATATGTGCGAGACACGCGAGCATTCCATAGGCCACGTCATCAGAGACCGCACCCACGACTGTCACGTCCGCCGGGATCGGGCAAGCTATGCCGTGCCCGCACGGGCAGTGACACGTCTGTCCGAAGGGCGTGACCGCCTCTACGACCTCGGCCACTTCACCCATGCCCAGTTCATTGCCGAGGTCTCCGATAGCCACCGTAAGGATCCTGCGCTTCGCGATTTCCAGGAAAAGCTCATCAATGCGCGCGGTGATGTCAGACACCGACGCGCCGAAGGAGTTGTGATGGACGCCGGCGGAGTTCATGCCCGGCCGTTCAATGGAGATCATTGCGGCGGGGCGTGCCTCATCCGCGATTCTCGCAGCTTCGTGACGTGCCGACGCCGGGTCGACAGGAAATGGGAGCACAGCCACCGACCCTGGCAGCCCGCAGGCGACACCGATCCCGGAGACAGGCTTGAGCCCTGCTGCGCCACAGGCTGCCCCGAGGACACCCATCGCCGCCTCTTCGGTGACAATCACAGGAACCGCCCCGAACGCAAGAAAGAGCCCGCGGGCGAGGAGCGCGGCGCCTGTGACGCCGTCAGTTTCCGGCATTCCCGCACCGCGGATCATGAACCCAGTTGCGACTATTACCACTGGACGGTCCCGCGGGTCCTCGGAAGGCACCGGGACTTTGCGCCCGCATGCTTCTGAGAGCCTGCGGGCTGCGAGATATGCAAGAGGCTCTCCCTGCTTGCGCCTTGCCTCGCGGTAGACCGGTTCCACAATGCCCCGGGCGTGAAAATCCACAGTTATCAGCCGGTCGATGTTCTCCGCGATGATTCCGGCGACAGTTGATTGCAGGTTCGTGTGCGGCACTCGCGCGCCCCCCGGGTGTCTTGTGATTCCTGTCAATCCGTCGACTTCCGCCAGATAGATTCGGCTCAGTTGCCACGGATTCCTTCAGAACACCAAGGAAGGTGCAACTCTAAGCGAACAGCAGCGGGACGAACGTGAACACCATCAGAACCCCGATCAGGGCCAGCAGCATGGGAATCACAGCCTTGGATATCCGCTCGATGGACAGCCCACTCACGGTGCTAGCAACGTAGAGGTTGATCGCAACTGGAGGAGTGATCATTCCGATTGCCAGGCCAATGACCATGATTATTCCGAAGTGGACCAAGTTGACTCCGAGGTTTCTCACGATCGGCAGGAAAACCGGAGTCAGGATGATCAGAGCTGACGCAGTCTCCATGAAGACCCCGGCAATCAGGATCACGATGTTGATGAGAAAGAGTATCAGGAACCTGTTCTGGGTCATCGCAAGGACCGCCTCGGCAACCGCTTGAGGTATCTGATAGTTGGACAGAATCCAGCTGAACAGGTTGGACGTGGCGATGACGAACATGACCAGTGACATAGTCACCCCGGAATCCACGATGATCCTGAAGATGTCGCGGGGTTTGAGGTCACGGTAGACGAAGAGCGCCACGATGAGCGCGTAGTCCACCGCGATGACGGCGGCCTCCGACGGGGTGAAGTACCCGGAGAAGATACCTCCGAGGATTATGCCGGGAGTCAGGAGGCCCCAGATCGAGCCCTTGAACTTTGC
The DNA window shown above is from Bacillota bacterium and carries:
- a CDS encoding TRAP transporter large permease, which translates into the protein MGFLLFGALFALILLGMPVAMSIGLSSVIVLAIQEVPLVLLPQRMFAGTDSFPLVAVPFFILAGDLLAKGNVSKRLVDFADSFLGTIRGGLSLVSVLGAMFFAAISGSGAATTAAIAAPMIPEMKEKGYDPAFSAALIAAAGTIGVVIPPSVPMVLYAIVADQSVAKLFLGGFIPGALMGISLMAVALRTAAVKCYPKGSKFAVSNVWAKFKGSIWGLLTPGIILGGIFSGYFTPSEAAVIAVDYALIVALFVYRDLKPRDIFRIIVDSGVTMSLVMFVIATSNLFSWILSNYQIPQAVAEAVLAMTQNRFLILFLINIVILIAGVFMETASALIILTPVFLPIVRNLGVNLVHFGIIMVIGLAIGMITPPVAINLYVASTVSGLSIERISKAVIPMLLALIGVLMVFTFVPLLFA
- a CDS encoding DUF4392 domain-containing protein; the protein is MPHTNLQSTVAGIIAENIDRLITVDFHARGIVEPVYREARRKQGEPLAYLAARRLSEACGRKVPVPSEDPRDRPVVIVATGFMIRGAGMPETDGVTGAALLARGLFLAFGAVPVIVTEEAAMGVLGAACGAAGLKPVSGIGVACGLPGSVAVLPFPVDPASARHEAARIADEARPAAMISIERPGMNSAGVHHNSFGASVSDITARIDELFLEIAKRRILTVAIGDLGNELGMGEVAEVVEAVTPFGQTCHCPCGHGIACPIPADVTVVGAVSDDVAYGMLACLAHIQRVPTVLPEPEIARAVLAAAVDAGAVDGVTGKCVMSIDVLGIEVHMALLSLLRAVLAHGEAHDRMRPEFLSHLRRLASL